The following are from one region of the Achromobacter xylosoxidans genome:
- a CDS encoding amidohydrolase — MKRTTALVLALAAALPCAAHSRDADLVLRNGQIITMDPAAPRATALAIQGERIVAVGGDGDVEQHVGPATRQLDLQGRTVIPGLIDTHIHAIRGGQTYAFETYWYDAPSLADALGRLARDAAQRPRDHWVAVVGSWHPRQFLERRAPTRADLDQAVPGHPAYVQYLYDYALLNSRGIEALGLDAPQPPELHGITVERDAQGRATGRLLGGIGPFNALFARLSHTADRPAGLQAFLRAMNARGLTGFIDPSAGAAEAYEPLYALRDRGELTVRAGYRISALRAGGEAQWFRDIMAFRPPRHDDGKLAFLGLGENLVSAMNDGVRMGPGFKPPAEARQELARIARYAAERRIPLEIHAYTDDAASAILDVFEEVGRDHDLRPLRWSIAHLNTGSRRTLERMSRLGLAYTVQMGPYFEGEAIRAANPKGTEQDSPPVRTALDLGLPVAGGTDSTRIGVAGVWQAVEYHVQGRAIGATVLREPGALLTREEALALYTRQAAWLAFDEDDRGQLNAGKLADLAVLDQPYLTMPADQIHAINSVLTLLGGKPVHDAGVLPAPPAKAVR; from the coding sequence ATGAAAAGAACCACGGCGCTCGTCCTCGCATTGGCAGCCGCGCTGCCCTGCGCCGCCCACAGCCGCGACGCCGACCTGGTGCTGCGCAACGGCCAGATCATCACCATGGACCCCGCCGCGCCGCGCGCCACGGCACTCGCGATCCAGGGCGAACGCATCGTCGCGGTGGGCGGGGACGGCGATGTCGAGCAACACGTCGGACCTGCCACGCGCCAATTGGATCTGCAAGGCCGTACGGTGATACCCGGCCTCATCGACACTCATATCCACGCCATCCGCGGCGGCCAGACCTATGCGTTCGAAACCTACTGGTATGACGCGCCCAGCCTGGCGGACGCGCTGGGCCGGCTGGCGCGCGACGCCGCGCAACGTCCGCGCGACCATTGGGTCGCGGTGGTCGGATCCTGGCATCCGCGGCAATTCCTCGAGCGCCGCGCGCCCACGCGCGCCGACCTGGACCAGGCGGTTCCCGGGCATCCCGCCTATGTCCAATACCTGTACGACTACGCCCTGCTCAACAGCCGCGGCATCGAAGCCCTGGGCCTGGACGCCCCGCAGCCGCCGGAACTGCACGGCATCACGGTCGAGCGCGACGCGCAAGGCCGCGCCACCGGCAGGCTGCTGGGCGGCATCGGCCCGTTCAACGCGCTGTTCGCCCGCCTCAGCCATACCGCCGACCGTCCCGCCGGACTGCAAGCCTTTCTGCGCGCCATGAACGCGCGCGGGTTGACCGGCTTCATCGATCCGTCGGCCGGCGCCGCTGAAGCCTACGAGCCGCTCTACGCGCTGCGCGACCGCGGCGAACTCACCGTGCGTGCGGGCTACCGGATCTCGGCCCTGCGCGCAGGCGGCGAGGCGCAATGGTTCCGCGACATCATGGCCTTCCGCCCGCCGCGCCATGACGACGGCAAGCTCGCGTTCCTGGGATTGGGCGAAAACCTGGTGTCCGCCATGAACGACGGCGTGCGCATGGGACCGGGATTCAAGCCGCCGGCCGAAGCGCGCCAGGAACTCGCCCGCATCGCCCGCTACGCGGCCGAACGCCGCATCCCGCTGGAGATCCACGCCTACACCGACGATGCCGCCAGCGCGATTCTCGATGTGTTCGAGGAAGTCGGCCGCGACCACGACCTGCGTCCGCTGCGCTGGTCGATCGCGCACCTGAACACCGGCTCGCGCCGCACGCTGGAACGCATGTCGCGCCTGGGGCTGGCCTACACGGTGCAGATGGGTCCGTACTTCGAGGGCGAGGCGATACGCGCGGCCAATCCCAAGGGAACGGAGCAGGATTCGCCGCCAGTGCGCACGGCGCTGGACCTGGGTCTGCCGGTCGCGGGCGGCACCGATTCCACCCGCATCGGCGTGGCCGGGGTCTGGCAGGCGGTGGAGTACCACGTGCAGGGGCGCGCCATCGGCGCCACGGTGCTGCGCGAGCCCGGCGCCTTGCTCACGCGGGAGGAAGCGCTGGCGCTCTACACCCGCCAGGCCGCCTGGCTGGCGTTCGACGAAGACGACCGCGGTCAACTGAACGCCGGCAAGCTGGCCGACCTGGCAGTGCTGGACCAGCCGTACCTGACGATGCCGGCGGACCAGATCCACGCCATCAATTCGGTGCTCACGCTGCTGGGCGGCAAGCCGGTGCATGACGCCGGGGTGTTGCCGGCGCCGCCGGCCAAGGCGGTCCGATAA
- a CDS encoding EAL domain-containing protein, which produces MLKSALVVDQDELQRSALTRMLGKIGVPEVAVAHDGASAVAAIQQRQWDLVIVDLDMTDRTGLQMIDALAEAGGCGGIAIASSHPSRILQAAAAYARNRGLPIIAALGKPLEAACLIAMIESLARTALADGAATLRAAAQSSSVALAGLDAERLRRALAQREITAYFQPQHCVSTGELRGAEMLARWVADDGTMIPPAAFLPAFESAGLLGSLTDHMLARAFEALRELGNRPDCVISINVPATVARSICWAQDVADRAEFAGVDPSRIVIEITEDGGARSNGALAGAVTQLRLRGFSCAIDDFGTGDSSLDRLLCAPFDELKIDRDLISRASRHRHAQDVLACTVEMARSLDMTVVAEGIETQEEYDMVCALGAQVTQGYFHGRPMPLGAFSQYALSQGVIGHGILRMYARA; this is translated from the coding sequence ATGCTCAAATCCGCCCTGGTTGTCGATCAAGACGAACTCCAACGCTCCGCGCTGACGCGGATGCTGGGCAAGATCGGCGTGCCCGAGGTGGCGGTGGCGCACGACGGCGCGTCGGCCGTGGCGGCGATCCAGCAGCGGCAGTGGGATCTGGTCATCGTCGACCTCGACATGACGGACCGCACCGGGCTGCAGATGATCGACGCGCTGGCCGAGGCCGGCGGCTGCGGCGGCATCGCGATCGCCAGCAGCCATCCGTCCCGGATCCTGCAGGCCGCGGCGGCCTACGCCAGGAATCGCGGCCTGCCCATCATTGCCGCGTTGGGCAAGCCGCTGGAAGCGGCCTGCCTGATTGCAATGATCGAATCCCTGGCCCGGACGGCGCTGGCCGATGGCGCGGCGACGCTGCGCGCCGCGGCGCAGAGCAGCAGCGTGGCGCTGGCCGGCCTGGACGCCGAACGCCTGCGCCGCGCCCTGGCGCAGCGCGAGATCACCGCATACTTCCAGCCGCAGCATTGCGTCTCGACGGGCGAGCTGCGCGGCGCCGAAATGCTGGCCCGCTGGGTCGCCGACGACGGCACGATGATTCCTCCGGCCGCGTTCCTGCCGGCTTTCGAGTCAGCCGGCTTGCTCGGATCGCTGACCGACCACATGCTGGCGCGCGCCTTCGAGGCGCTGCGCGAACTCGGCAACCGGCCCGATTGCGTCATCAGCATCAACGTGCCGGCGACCGTTGCAAGGTCCATCTGCTGGGCGCAGGACGTGGCCGACCGCGCCGAGTTCGCCGGCGTGGATCCGAGCCGCATCGTCATCGAGATCACCGAGGACGGGGGCGCCCGCTCCAATGGGGCGTTGGCTGGGGCCGTCACGCAACTGCGCCTGCGCGGCTTCAGCTGCGCGATCGACGACTTCGGCACCGGCGATTCCTCGCTCGACCGGCTGCTGTGCGCGCCTTTCGACGAACTGAAGATAGATCGCGACCTGATCTCCCGTGCGAGTCGCCATCGACACGCCCAGGACGTCCTGGCCTGCACCGTGGAGATGGCGCGGTCGCTGGACATGACGGTGGTGGCCGAAGGCATCGAAACCCAGGAGGAATACGACATGGTGTGCGCATTGGGGGCGCAGGTCACGCAAGGGTATTTCCATGGCAGGCCGATGCCGCTGGGCGCATTCAGCCAGTACGCGCTCAGCCAGGGCGTGATCGGACATGGAATCCTGCGGATGTACGCACGCGCCTGA
- a CDS encoding response regulator, producing MAAHPQDVQESDTAGRPSRSAISILNRYQRALLYVGGAVTTLVLLTVAGVMVFSQARDYVAERYAGFVVRKALLQTALGVREGAFRIGLSHEEYAWPGRASEAAPELVQAFARQQGRMEFQRNPNFPPVVALADIEPGRPAAAYLPYLHLTDEISYSAAAYAKALSVSGFFYSPDRSFLGVGPMSETMDPLTLVGAKDVPELIRTIAPDLGDLDSPEVRQRLMAAGGPRWLPPAIDPLTRKLSLRLYQAASSEGRIFAIFVAIYPADALNAYLTTTRYEEAALIVDKDGRQLLPTDMDAQDPQLAARILDAARSAPSAPADLRYRDGLFILGEQVSESGWNLIYAFSWRTIVADLWPRLASYAVATLLMVAFVWGVLLLLDRKVFKPGYARSQRIFESENLNRTMVATAPSGLALLSLNTGEVLLQNEVMQDYAASGAPGSPPLHSRLLAQYHDASEAAGWHAGLELAYPRADGSRSDLLVSAVRTKYQGVEVLLCNFTDITARKQLEQKLEEARVAADTANQAKSAFLATMSHEIRTPLNAILGNLELLERSGLSAPQSERLRAVTSSSATLLDIINDILDFSKVESGQMSVESIPFDLAEVARQVIAVFTPAAQAKGLELDCSIDDGLAPRYLGDPTRIRQIMFNLVANAIKFTSRGDVLLEVYRQDDNAPDTPIVIGVSDTGIGMTPAQQATLFRPFTQADSSIARRYGGTGLGLALCGRLAALMRGGIAVTSAPQQGSTFLVTLPLRAAPAEVQEAPAADDAAAWHQDQPITARILVADDNPANRELMKMQLETLGYQTDLAADGSAALGRYMEQAYDLVITDVNMPGMDGYAVARCLRAQGAQVPIIAYTAHVGVQEHQQCRDAGIDAVLVKPLLLGKLDAAIRRLLRPGAAPAAGPRARDEIAQGPLPARVHEALVLSLRQSLAAIRKELAAIRAGNDSQETEAGAHLHSLRGACAMIHETALADLCAQMEELARSRRTEALANALDAFEPLAEAALTKRKPRDPEK from the coding sequence ATGGCCGCGCACCCCCAAGACGTCCAAGAGTCCGACACCGCCGGCCGGCCATCACGCAGCGCCATCAGCATCCTGAACCGCTACCAGCGCGCCCTGCTGTACGTGGGCGGCGCCGTGACCACCCTGGTGCTGCTGACCGTCGCCGGAGTCATGGTGTTCTCGCAGGCCAGGGATTACGTCGCGGAACGCTACGCCGGCTTTGTGGTGCGCAAGGCGCTGCTGCAGACGGCGCTGGGCGTGCGCGAGGGAGCCTTCCGCATCGGTCTGTCCCACGAGGAATACGCCTGGCCCGGGCGCGCGTCGGAGGCCGCACCCGAGCTGGTGCAAGCCTTCGCGCGGCAGCAAGGACGCATGGAGTTCCAGCGCAATCCCAACTTCCCGCCGGTGGTGGCCTTGGCCGACATCGAACCCGGCCGGCCCGCGGCGGCCTATCTGCCCTACCTGCACCTGACCGACGAGATCAGCTATTCGGCCGCGGCCTATGCCAAGGCGCTCTCGGTCAGCGGCTTCTTCTACAGCCCCGATCGCAGCTTCCTCGGCGTGGGTCCCATGTCCGAGACCATGGACCCGCTCACGCTGGTGGGCGCGAAAGACGTCCCGGAACTGATCCGGACGATCGCCCCGGATCTGGGCGACCTGGACTCGCCCGAGGTCCGGCAACGCCTGATGGCGGCGGGCGGACCTCGCTGGCTGCCGCCGGCCATCGACCCGCTGACGCGCAAGCTGTCCCTGCGGCTGTACCAGGCAGCCAGCAGCGAGGGCCGGATATTCGCCATTTTCGTCGCGATATACCCTGCCGATGCCCTGAACGCCTATCTGACGACAACGCGCTACGAAGAAGCGGCCCTGATCGTCGACAAGGACGGACGCCAGCTCCTGCCGACGGACATGGACGCGCAGGATCCGCAGCTCGCCGCCCGGATCCTGGACGCGGCGCGGTCGGCTCCGTCCGCGCCGGCGGATCTGCGCTATCGCGATGGCCTCTTCATCCTGGGCGAACAGGTCTCGGAATCCGGCTGGAACCTGATCTATGCATTTTCCTGGCGCACCATCGTCGCCGACCTGTGGCCGCGGCTGGCGAGCTATGCGGTCGCGACGCTGCTGATGGTGGCGTTCGTCTGGGGCGTGCTGCTGTTGCTCGACCGCAAGGTCTTCAAGCCCGGCTATGCCCGCTCCCAACGCATCTTCGAAAGCGAAAACCTGAACCGCACCATGGTCGCCACCGCGCCCTCGGGGCTCGCCCTGCTGTCGCTGAACACCGGCGAAGTGCTGCTGCAGAACGAGGTCATGCAGGACTACGCCGCCAGCGGCGCGCCCGGCAGCCCGCCCCTGCATTCGCGCCTGCTCGCCCAGTATCACGACGCTTCGGAAGCGGCCGGCTGGCACGCCGGCCTGGAACTCGCCTACCCGCGCGCCGACGGCAGCCGCAGCGATCTGCTGGTAAGCGCGGTGCGCACCAAATATCAGGGCGTGGAGGTATTGCTCTGCAACTTCACCGACATCACCGCCCGCAAGCAGCTCGAGCAAAAACTGGAAGAGGCCCGCGTCGCGGCAGACACGGCGAACCAGGCAAAGTCCGCCTTCCTGGCCACCATGAGCCATGAGATCCGCACGCCGCTCAACGCCATCCTGGGCAATCTCGAACTGCTGGAGCGCTCCGGCCTCTCGGCGCCGCAGAGCGAGCGCCTGCGCGCCGTCACCTCGTCCTCGGCGACCTTGCTGGACATCATCAACGACATCCTGGATTTCTCCAAGGTCGAGTCCGGCCAGATGAGTGTGGAGTCCATTCCGTTCGACTTGGCCGAGGTGGCCCGCCAGGTCATCGCCGTCTTCACGCCGGCCGCGCAGGCCAAGGGGCTGGAGCTGGACTGCAGCATCGACGACGGCCTGGCGCCGCGCTATCTGGGCGACCCGACGCGCATCCGCCAAATCATGTTCAACCTGGTCGCCAATGCCATCAAATTCACCTCCCGCGGCGATGTGCTCCTTGAGGTCTACCGCCAGGATGACAACGCCCCCGACACGCCGATCGTGATCGGCGTCAGCGACACGGGCATCGGCATGACGCCGGCGCAGCAGGCCACGCTGTTCCGGCCGTTCACCCAGGCGGATTCCTCCATCGCCCGGCGCTATGGCGGCACCGGGCTAGGCCTGGCGCTGTGCGGCCGGTTGGCGGCGCTGATGCGCGGCGGCATTGCCGTCACCAGCGCGCCACAGCAAGGCAGCACGTTCCTCGTGACCCTGCCCCTGCGCGCCGCGCCCGCTGAAGTCCAGGAAGCCCCTGCCGCCGATGACGCCGCGGCCTGGCATCAGGACCAGCCCATCACCGCCCGCATCCTGGTGGCGGACGACAATCCCGCCAATCGGGAACTGATGAAGATGCAGCTCGAAACGCTGGGCTACCAGACAGACCTCGCCGCGGACGGCAGCGCCGCCCTCGGACGCTACATGGAGCAAGCCTATGACCTGGTGATCACGGATGTGAACATGCCAGGCATGGACGGCTACGCCGTGGCTCGCTGCCTGCGCGCGCAGGGCGCGCAGGTGCCCATCATCGCCTACACCGCCCACGTCGGCGTGCAGGAACACCAGCAATGCCGCGATGCCGGCATTGACGCGGTGCTGGTCAAGCCGCTGCTGCTGGGCAAGCTGGACGCGGCGATCCGGCGCCTGCTGCGTCCAGGCGCAGCGCCTGCCGCCGGCCCGCGCGCCCGGGACGAAATCGCGCAAGGGCCACTCCCCGCACGCGTGCATGAGGCCCTGGTCCTGTCATTGCGGCAATCGCTCGCGGCCATCCGCAAGGAACTCGCCGCGATCCGCGCCGGCAATGATTCCCAGGAGACCGAGGCGGGCGCGCATCTGCACTCCTTGCGCGGAGCCTGCGCCATGATTCACGAGACGGCGCTCGCCGACCTGTGCGCGCAAATGGAAGAGCTGGCTCGCAGCCGGCGCACCGAAGCCCTGGCCAACGCCCTGGATGCCTTCGAACCCCTGGCAGAGGCGGCGCTGACAAAGCGCAAACCCCGCGACCCGGAAAAATAG
- a CDS encoding response regulator, whose protein sequence is MMKPLNLRVMVADDHPAVRAGVQHTLATSSTVSVIGAARDSSELMEMLGRHPCEVLISDYSMPGGRFGDGITLFGLIRQRYPALKIVVLTMLESPGIVHSLLNLGIPAVLSKSDSLNHLLPAIHGAHANGRYLSPRISELANALDRGDYGIHMLTRRELEVVRLFVSGLTINEIAERLHRSKKTISTQKGTAMLKLGLERDIELLRYGIESGLISASPSSGPAGATQEAASA, encoded by the coding sequence ATGATGAAGCCACTCAATCTACGCGTCATGGTCGCCGACGACCATCCCGCCGTACGCGCCGGCGTGCAGCACACGCTGGCTACCAGCAGCACCGTATCCGTGATCGGCGCGGCCCGCGACTCCTCCGAACTGATGGAGATGCTGGGCCGGCATCCGTGCGAAGTCCTGATCTCCGACTACTCCATGCCCGGCGGACGGTTCGGCGACGGCATCACGCTGTTCGGCTTGATCCGCCAGCGCTACCCCGCCCTGAAGATCGTGGTGCTGACCATGCTGGAAAGCCCGGGCATCGTGCATTCGCTCTTGAACCTCGGCATCCCCGCCGTCCTCAGCAAGTCCGATTCGCTGAATCATCTATTGCCGGCGATACATGGCGCCCATGCCAACGGCCGCTATCTTTCGCCGCGGATCTCCGAGCTGGCAAACGCCCTGGACCGCGGCGACTACGGCATCCACATGCTGACCCGGCGCGAGCTGGAAGTGGTGCGCCTGTTCGTGTCCGGCCTGACGATCAATGAAATCGCCGAGCGCCTGCACCGCAGCAAGAAGACCATCAGCACGCAGAAAGGCACAGCCATGCTCAAGCTGGGATTGGAGCGCGACATTGAACTGCTGCGTTACGGGATCGAATCGGGACTGATCAGCGCCAGCCCTTCCTCCGGCCCTGCCGGCGCAACCCAGGAAGCCGCGTCGGCGTAA
- a CDS encoding response regulator transcription factor produces MDEFKIKVMLADDHPGMVAGVQHALAEVATISLVGAAANSTELVALLDRVPCDVVVSDYSMPAGDFGDGASLFGLLQRRYPQLKLVVLTMLDNAAVMHTLVTLGIGGIVSKSDALAHLIPAIHAAHTGGKYYSPSANKVIQGIDWNRRGRNAESVLSQRESEVVRLYASGLTINEIAERLHRSKKTISTQKAKAMEKLGIEREVDLFRYAMENGLTATLAVESAPAGQQQDSGTPG; encoded by the coding sequence ATGGACGAATTCAAGATCAAGGTGATGCTGGCGGACGACCATCCCGGCATGGTGGCGGGCGTGCAGCACGCGCTGGCCGAGGTGGCTACGATTTCGCTGGTGGGCGCGGCGGCCAACTCCACCGAACTGGTCGCGCTGCTGGATCGCGTTCCTTGCGATGTGGTGGTGTCCGACTACTCCATGCCCGCCGGCGATTTCGGCGATGGGGCGTCGCTGTTCGGCTTGCTGCAGCGGCGCTATCCGCAGCTGAAGCTGGTGGTGCTGACCATGCTGGACAACGCCGCGGTCATGCACACGCTGGTGACGCTGGGCATAGGCGGCATTGTCAGCAAGTCCGACGCGCTGGCGCATCTGATCCCGGCCATCCACGCCGCCCACACCGGCGGGAAGTACTACTCGCCCAGCGCCAACAAGGTGATCCAGGGCATAGACTGGAACCGGCGCGGGCGCAATGCCGAAAGCGTGCTGAGCCAGCGCGAATCAGAGGTCGTGCGGCTGTATGCCTCGGGCCTCACCATCAACGAAATCGCCGAGCGCCTGCACCGCAGCAAGAAGACCATCAGCACCCAGAAAGCCAAGGCCATGGAAAAGCTCGGCATCGAGCGCGAGGTCGACCTGTTCCGGTATGCAATGGAGAACGGCCTGACCGCCACGCTGGCCGTGGAATCCGCGCCGGCGGGGCAACAGCAGGATTCAGGCACGCCGGGCTGA